A stretch of Channa argus isolate prfri chromosome 16, Channa argus male v1.0, whole genome shotgun sequence DNA encodes these proteins:
- the im:7136021 gene encoding uncharacterized protein im:7136021, which translates to MTSAPHLPAELWLQVFSFLSWRDKLSVRCTCLHFRHLVDKSRPLWKGFCVILQQFSRYNRPFWNSLAQRHVGRVLIRSGKRKYLTQLSSWLPALDALRLDDWREGDVNELKRFHRLQFLSLTSSSTPLKNLDFLFPLRHHLTHLSLCNVQLTCPASHLLAAISQLTHLTSLLVHHNGSLRVPTLSRVLTHLTELKHLSWTMITYKILSHDFFSPVHLSGKGGALCLSDLQLLNYDAMVTREVLQPLSCLRSLSVYHLYSVPGPTCHMQTWLTSLPQLSSLTVYGGHPLAAYADFLPSSLLSLTLCVDLEPEDLQVVSVRTPHLEHLHLEPWSSSSNLVRLLPQLFPCLRSLRIRHHHVSDGDFLQLHQLQQLNTLEVLDSFHRPDPTDPNWVVNKPSPRLLQLILDLQKLTNHRIHVITSLNRDLLTCHCV; encoded by the exons ATGACTTCAGCACCACATCTTCCTGCCGAGCTGTGGCTGCAGGTGTTCAGTTTCCTGTCCTGGAGAGACAAACTGAGTGTACGCTGCACCTGTTTACACTTTAGGCACCTAGTCGATAAGTCTCGCCCCCTATGGAAGGGTTTCTGTGTTATCCTGCAACAGTTTTCTCGGTACAACCGCCCATTCTGGAACAGCCTGGCTCAAAGACACGTGGGCAGAGTGCTGATACGTTCAGGAAAGAGAAAGTACCTGACACAGTTGTCCTCATGGCTTCCTGCTCTTGATGCCCTGCGATTAGACGACTGGAGAGAAGGGGATGTCAACGAGCTGAAACGTTTTCACCGGCTGCAGTTCCTTTCCCTCACTTCCAGTTCCACTCCACTAAAGAACCTGGACTTCCTGTTTCCTCTGAGACATCATCTGACGCACCTCAGTCTCTGTAATGTACAGCTCACCTGTCCAGCCTCTCACCTGTTAGCCGCCATCAGTCAGCTTACTCATCTCACATCCCTGCTAGTGCACCACAATGGCAGCCTAAGAGTCCCAACGCTCAGCCGTGTCCTTACTCATCTGACTGAGCTCAAACACCTGTCCTGGACCATGATCACCTACAAGATACTGTCACATGACTTCTTTAGCCCAGTCCACCTCTCAG GAAAGGGTGGGGCCCTGTGCCTGTCTGACCTGCAGTTGTTAAACTATGATGCCATGGTAACACGGGAAGTTCTTCAGCCTTTGTCCTGCCTCCGCAGCTTGTCAGTCTACCACCTGTACTCTGTACCAGGGCCCACCTGTCACATGCAAACATGGCTGACATCACTGCCAcagctcagcagcctcactgtTTATG GAGGCCATCCTCTGGCAGCATATGCGGACTTCCTGCCGTCCTCCCTCCTCAGCTTGACTCTGTGTGTGGACCTGGAACCTGAAGATCTGCAGGTAGTCTCAGTCAGAACTCCTCACCTGGAACACCTACACCTGGAGCCCTGGAGCTCCTCCTCCAACCTAGTGAGGCTTCTTCCACAGCTGTTCCCTTGCCTGAGGTCGCTCCGGATTAG gcATCACCATGTCTCAGACGGTGACTTTCTCCAGCTgcaccagctgcagcagctgaataCACTGGAGGTTTTAGACTCATTCCACAGACCCGACCCAACAGACCCAAATTGGGTCGTCAATAAGCCAAGTCCCCGTCTGCTGCAGCTGATCTTAGACCTGCAGAAACTGACCAACCACAGAATCCATGTCATTACCAGCTTAAACAGAGACCTGCTCACCTGCCACTGTGTCTGA